Proteins co-encoded in one Sulfurimonas sp. HSL1-2 genomic window:
- a CDS encoding response regulator transcription factor has protein sequence MTTASILLLEDDLLLGETLGDLLEDEGYTVRWCRNGQEALDVTFEESFDLYLLDINVPQVDGLTLLSELRSAADTTPTIFLTSHKEKEKRKEGFTAGADDYLTKPFDNDELLWRITALLRRSGRLDGLCNGRLCHDPEHHTVLFDGNALELTRKEYDLLTLLMRHCNKTVTKAMIEEVLWSAGESGSEGAVRVYINRIKQLIGAEMIENIRGVGYRLVS, from the coding sequence ATGACGACGGCCAGCATCCTCCTGCTTGAAGACGACCTTCTGCTGGGCGAGACGCTCGGCGATCTGCTGGAGGATGAGGGCTATACTGTACGCTGGTGCCGCAACGGTCAGGAAGCGCTCGATGTTACGTTTGAAGAGAGTTTCGACCTCTACCTCCTTGACATCAACGTCCCGCAGGTCGACGGGCTGACCCTGCTCTCCGAACTGCGCTCTGCGGCCGATACGACACCGACGATTTTCCTGACGTCGCACAAGGAAAAAGAGAAGCGTAAAGAGGGCTTCACCGCGGGGGCGGACGACTACCTGACAAAACCTTTTGACAACGACGAGCTGCTCTGGCGGATCACGGCGCTGCTGCGCCGAAGCGGGCGTCTCGACGGCCTTTGCAACGGGCGCCTCTGCCATGACCCGGAACACCATACGGTCCTCTTCGACGGCAACGCCCTGGAACTGACGCGCAAAGAGTATGACCTGCTGACCCTGCTGATGCGCCACTGCAACAAGACCGTCACGAAAGCGATGATCGAGGAGGTGCTCTGGAGCGCCGGCGAATCGGGGAGCGAAGGAGCCGTACGCGTCTACATCAACCGCATCAAACAGCTCATCGGTGCGGAGATGATCGAAAATATCCGTGGGGTGGGGTACCGCCTTGTTTCGTAA
- the pyrC gene encoding dihydroorotase produces the protein MKTHTLLMPLDMHLHLRDGVMLETVAPLSAYSFSGAVVMPNLVPPVTSKEDVQSYKERIFSALGTPLTDEDDMFETTNADYFEPLMTLFYQHYEREFLEEVRDDIFAIKLYPAGITTNSEGGVSRFDLDAMRPTLEAMCALGIPLLIHGETDGFVMDREAEFMSIYEMLASNFPDLKIVMEHITTKAAVDMLDKYPNLYATVTLHHLLITLDDVAGGLMRPHLFCKPIAKRPEDREALLSVALEAHPKVMFGSDSAPHPQHKKEACGCAAGVFTAPIALQALCELFDHYGKLDNLQAFISDNAQSIYGICPEFKEVTLSDTPFTVPAKYGDVVPMFAGETIGWSIEDVL, from the coding sequence ATGAAAACCCATACGCTTTTAATGCCTTTGGATATGCACCTCCACCTCCGCGACGGGGTGATGCTCGAGACGGTCGCCCCGCTTAGCGCCTACAGCTTCAGCGGCGCCGTCGTGATGCCGAACCTGGTCCCGCCGGTTACCTCCAAAGAGGATGTTCAGTCCTATAAAGAGCGTATTTTTTCAGCCCTCGGTACTCCCCTCACCGATGAGGACGACATGTTCGAAACGACCAATGCCGACTATTTCGAGCCGTTGATGACCCTCTTCTACCAGCATTATGAGCGCGAATTCCTCGAAGAGGTACGCGATGACATCTTTGCCATCAAGCTCTACCCCGCAGGGATCACGACGAACTCCGAAGGCGGTGTGAGCCGTTTTGATCTCGATGCCATGCGTCCGACCCTCGAGGCGATGTGTGCGTTGGGCATCCCGCTGCTGATCCACGGCGAGACCGACGGTTTCGTTATGGACCGCGAAGCGGAATTCATGAGCATCTACGAGATGCTCGCTTCCAACTTCCCCGACCTCAAAATCGTCATGGAGCATATTACGACAAAAGCGGCAGTCGATATGCTGGACAAATACCCCAACCTCTACGCGACGGTCACGCTGCACCACCTCCTCATCACCCTCGACGACGTAGCGGGCGGGCTGATGCGGCCGCATCTTTTCTGCAAACCGATCGCGAAACGTCCCGAGGACCGCGAAGCGCTGCTGAGCGTCGCGCTTGAAGCCCATCCGAAGGTGATGTTCGGCTCGGACTCCGCGCCGCATCCTCAGCATAAAAAAGAGGCCTGTGGCTGTGCCGCCGGTGTCTTTACGGCCCCCATCGCGCTGCAGGCACTGTGCGAGCTTTTTGACCACTACGGCAAGCTCGATAACCTGCAGGCCTTCATCAGCGACAATGCCCAGAGTATCTACGGCATCTGCCCCGAGTTCAAAGAGGTTACTCTTTCCGACACTCCCTTTACCGTTCCGGCCAAATACGGTGACGTCGTTCCGATGTTCGCCGGCGAAACGATTGGCTGGAGTATCGAAGACGTGCTATGA
- a CDS encoding TonB family protein: protein MARSPQAFLVSLSLHLTIGIVLLIVVLPKIPMSVSAEAPHYCLSLSRVAPKLPPKKSEQAVAPAPAAVKPVPVKEKAPEKVVKRPEIVRPAVVLKTPAVKPLPVVKEEPAPFIEETQPETAMEVMTETEPVAAAEGESTAEASSAEQTGADESASVQSSESYMNEHLAIIAQLLQRHLYYPRMARKRHIEGEVVASFRVEPDGSVHDVTIQKHAREILDRAAIRTITSLSGRLPHPRHALTLNVPIRFVLK from the coding sequence ATGGCACGTTCCCCGCAGGCATTTCTGGTTTCATTGTCGCTGCACCTGACGATAGGGATTGTATTGCTCATCGTCGTTCTGCCGAAGATTCCGATGTCGGTCTCGGCGGAAGCGCCGCATTACTGCCTTTCATTATCACGGGTGGCCCCGAAACTGCCGCCGAAAAAGAGCGAACAGGCTGTGGCCCCGGCACCTGCCGCGGTCAAGCCTGTCCCAGTTAAGGAAAAAGCGCCCGAGAAGGTCGTAAAGCGCCCGGAAATCGTCAGACCGGCGGTCGTCCTGAAGACCCCCGCGGTCAAACCGCTGCCGGTTGTCAAAGAGGAACCGGCACCGTTCATCGAAGAGACGCAGCCCGAGACAGCGATGGAAGTGATGACTGAAACGGAACCGGTAGCGGCGGCCGAGGGGGAAAGCACAGCCGAAGCATCCTCTGCCGAACAGACCGGCGCGGATGAGAGCGCCTCAGTGCAGAGCAGCGAGAGTTATATGAATGAGCACCTGGCCATTATTGCGCAGCTGCTGCAGCGCCACCTCTACTACCCGCGTATGGCACGCAAACGCCACATTGAGGGAGAAGTAGTGGCCAGTTTCCGTGTGGAGCCGGACGGTAGCGTCCACGACGTCACGATTCAGAAACACGCACGGGAGATCCTTGACCGGGCGGCCATCCGAACGATCACGTCGCTTTCGGGCCGTCTGCCGCACCCCCGGCACGCTTTGACATTGAACGTCCCGATCCGCTTTGTGCTCAAATAA
- a CDS encoding CpsB/CapC family capsule biosynthesis tyrosine phosphatase, translated as MYARLKRLLRPEKHSSEPLTTDLHSHLVPGIDDGAKDLETSLNLVRSLYDLGYRRLITTPHIMMHRFPNSRDTILRGLDTLRTAIDTEGIPVTIDAASEYYVDEHFRELIDKGELLTFGENEVLFELSYVIPPVDLDTIIFELQSSGYQPVLAHPERYLYMHKDEEAYPRLREKGVRFQVNINSLGGYYSKPVQKAARRLMDEGWISYLGSDTHHRRHIDALTKTLRADIVTKVQRNNTLRNNVL; from the coding sequence ATGTACGCGAGATTAAAACGCCTGTTACGGCCCGAAAAACACAGCTCCGAACCGCTGACGACCGACCTGCATTCACATCTCGTCCCCGGGATCGACGACGGGGCCAAAGACTTAGAGACGTCACTGAACCTCGTGCGCTCACTCTACGATCTTGGATACCGCCGCCTCATCACGACACCGCATATTATGATGCACCGCTTTCCCAACTCCCGCGACACGATCCTGCGGGGGCTCGACACCCTTCGCACTGCGATCGACACCGAAGGGATTCCCGTGACGATCGACGCAGCCTCCGAGTACTACGTCGACGAGCACTTCCGCGAACTGATCGACAAGGGAGAGCTGCTCACCTTCGGCGAAAATGAAGTGCTTTTCGAGCTCTCCTACGTCATTCCCCCCGTCGACCTCGACACCATCATTTTCGAGCTCCAAAGTAGCGGCTACCAGCCGGTACTCGCCCACCCCGAGCGCTATCTCTATATGCACAAGGATGAAGAGGCCTATCCCCGGCTCAGGGAGAAAGGGGTCCGTTTTCAGGTCAACATCAACTCCCTGGGGGGCTACTACTCCAAACCGGTCCAAAAAGCCGCCCGTCGTCTCATGGATGAAGGGTGGATCAGCTACCTGGGATCCGACACGCATCACCGGCGCCATATCGACGCCCTTACCAAAACGCTGCGCGCCGATATCGTCACCAAGGTGCAGCGAAACAACACCTTGCGCAATAACGTGCTTTAG
- a CDS encoding polysaccharide biosynthesis tyrosine autokinase, with translation MSTLNDSNAQINIQAMLKALKSAWWFIVLLAILFGAGAAVYAYLQPSVYSANGTIRLGGVKNRDSGSPLMQAISGSQDDLMSEMQILQSRYMASRVLESVDFTTRYFVKSGWKQRELYKNVPFIVTHSYLNPRVKGRTFVLTPLNDQQFRLGLLKDEESFNLVESIRRLLLGIEEPKMEPIDSSIHAYGERISTKWFTFVIDKVYEPAKNQTYSFRIYDDKIAQALSIQSRVKVDIVGRYSSVLRISYSDTVPLRAQEVVNALCDAYIDEGLERQTSEAEKSLQFLDEQLEVISEKLKRSESSLEKFKKKNVLIDVSSQAQATMTTLADYETKLTQLDFQLNIVSSLEQYIVSGQDVTNISFDSLQLDTPALGEMVAQLQEKQAQESALLVEYTEFHPEVVKITEQINILKNRIDSSIDAIQQNLLAQKKRIEKVIQKYTKSMKALPQKELELANLQRSFMVNEKVYSFLLERRAETAVLKASTVSSVTVVDTALLPTGAVKPKRKMIVAVGILLGLVLGLGLVLLREFFNDTVRSKEDVEQLTHIPVYGVIPMAKGKKSDSIFFEALRALRTNLEFMRSDTAYKTIVVTSTVSGEGKTTIAANLAAIMAKSGKRVITLDLDMRRAKLSDHFGLQNDKGVSTLLSHRHMLEEVVQHSEEDGVDIIAAGPVPPNPSELIMSDYAKEIIAELRERYDYVILDTPPVGLVTDAAILMHRADASLLVARCGYSKKEFIRGLDTLIQDHKIEHVGLVFNGVDLQKNYGYGYGYGYKYGGDKYYT, from the coding sequence TTGTCGACATTGAACGATTCGAATGCACAGATTAATATTCAGGCAATGCTAAAGGCGCTCAAAAGTGCCTGGTGGTTCATCGTTTTACTTGCAATCCTGTTTGGAGCGGGGGCGGCTGTTTATGCTTATTTACAGCCATCTGTCTACAGCGCAAACGGAACGATCAGGCTTGGTGGGGTCAAAAACCGCGACAGTGGCAGTCCGCTGATGCAGGCCATCAGCGGGAGTCAGGATGACCTCATGAGTGAAATGCAGATTCTGCAATCCCGCTATATGGCGTCGCGCGTACTCGAATCCGTCGATTTCACGACACGCTACTTTGTAAAGAGCGGATGGAAGCAGCGGGAACTTTATAAGAACGTTCCATTTATTGTGACACACTCCTATCTTAATCCCAGGGTCAAAGGGCGCACATTCGTGCTAACCCCTCTCAACGATCAGCAGTTCCGTTTGGGCCTGCTCAAGGATGAAGAGTCCTTTAACCTGGTTGAGTCGATTCGAAGGCTGTTACTGGGGATCGAAGAACCAAAAATGGAACCCATTGATTCCTCGATTCACGCCTATGGCGAGAGAATCAGCACCAAATGGTTCACTTTCGTCATTGACAAGGTGTACGAACCTGCAAAAAATCAAACCTACTCTTTTAGAATATACGACGACAAGATCGCCCAAGCATTGTCGATTCAAAGCAGGGTTAAAGTGGATATCGTCGGACGATACTCTTCTGTATTGCGGATTTCCTATTCAGACACGGTTCCTTTACGGGCACAAGAGGTTGTCAACGCTTTATGCGATGCCTATATTGATGAAGGTCTGGAACGGCAAACATCCGAGGCAGAAAAGTCTTTACAGTTTTTGGATGAGCAGCTCGAGGTCATCAGCGAGAAACTAAAGCGTTCCGAGAGCAGTCTGGAAAAATTCAAAAAGAAGAATGTACTGATCGATGTCAGTTCGCAGGCTCAAGCGACGATGACGACGTTGGCAGATTATGAAACAAAATTGACACAACTGGATTTTCAATTGAATATTGTTTCCAGTCTGGAACAATATATCGTTTCAGGGCAGGATGTGACAAATATCTCTTTTGACAGTCTGCAACTTGATACACCCGCTTTGGGAGAAATGGTTGCACAACTGCAGGAAAAACAGGCACAGGAGTCGGCACTGCTGGTCGAATATACGGAGTTCCACCCGGAAGTCGTCAAAATAACGGAACAGATCAATATTTTGAAAAACCGTATTGACAGTTCGATAGATGCCATTCAGCAAAACCTTCTGGCACAAAAGAAACGCATTGAGAAAGTTATCCAAAAATACACTAAATCGATGAAGGCCCTTCCGCAAAAAGAGTTAGAGCTTGCTAATTTACAGCGCAGTTTTATGGTCAATGAAAAAGTGTATTCATTTCTGCTCGAGCGCCGTGCGGAAACCGCTGTCCTGAAGGCCTCTACGGTTTCCAGCGTCACAGTTGTAGACACCGCGCTGTTACCAACGGGAGCAGTGAAACCTAAACGCAAAATGATTGTGGCTGTGGGAATATTACTTGGATTGGTGCTAGGACTTGGACTGGTGCTTTTGCGGGAATTCTTTAACGATACGGTCAGAAGCAAGGAAGATGTCGAACAATTGACACATATCCCGGTATACGGTGTCATTCCTATGGCCAAAGGCAAGAAGTCTGACTCGATCTTCTTCGAAGCGCTCCGGGCGCTGCGTACGAACCTGGAATTCATGCGAAGCGATACGGCGTATAAAACGATCGTCGTCACCTCGACCGTTTCGGGAGAAGGGAAGACGACGATTGCAGCCAACCTGGCGGCAATCATGGCCAAGAGTGGCAAACGCGTCATTACGCTTGACCTTGATATGCGGCGGGCAAAGCTGAGCGACCATTTCGGGCTCCAGAACGACAAGGGTGTCAGTACACTGCTGAGCCACCGCCATATGCTGGAAGAGGTCGTACAACACTCCGAAGAGGATGGGGTTGATATTATCGCTGCCGGACCGGTCCCGCCTAACCCATCAGAACTGATTATGTCCGATTATGCCAAGGAGATCATTGCGGAGCTGCGCGAGCGCTATGACTACGTCATCCTCGATACCCCGCCGGTCGGTCTGGTGACCGATGCGGCGATTCTGATGCACCGTGCGGATGCATCCCTGCTCGTGGCACGCTGCGGCTATTCGAAAAAAGAGTTTATCCGCGGGCTTGATACGCTGATCCAGGACCATAAGATCGAGCATGTCGGTCTCGTCTTTAACGGTGTGGATCTGCAGAAGAATTACGGCTACGGCTACGGCTATGGTTACAAGTACGGCGGAGACAAGTATTATACGTAA
- a CDS encoding polysaccharide biosynthesis/export family protein yields the protein MLTTVMTFSLILFSGCSIKQYKLFQAEENQTIEYRATPEKLEESVRYENKISPGDRVSINVFNVYRQSAAGTEQLQATSATSTSSSAGTLLNNQDGYLVSQDGNVYVPLIGEVSLQGMTTAEASKSLTEKYAKYLRHPFVTVKILNQRVYVLGEVKSPGMIPVLNETMTIFEAIARCGDFGDYGKRNDVMIIRGNLNNNPEIRLIDMSHMASLHVSDLVLRPNDIVYVQPRDMKATNIAIREITPILSLISQTLTTWVALDYFTK from the coding sequence TTGCTGACGACTGTCATGACCTTTTCGCTTATTCTATTCAGCGGATGCAGTATCAAACAGTACAAACTGTTTCAGGCAGAAGAGAACCAAACGATCGAATACCGTGCCACGCCGGAAAAGCTTGAAGAGAGTGTCCGGTATGAAAATAAGATTTCACCGGGTGACCGTGTCTCCATCAATGTTTTTAACGTTTACCGGCAATCGGCTGCAGGAACAGAGCAGCTGCAGGCCACGTCGGCGACGTCCACGTCATCAAGTGCCGGGACACTCTTGAACAATCAAGACGGCTACCTTGTTTCACAGGATGGGAATGTATATGTTCCATTGATCGGAGAGGTTTCTCTTCAAGGGATGACAACAGCTGAAGCGAGCAAGAGCCTCACTGAGAAGTATGCCAAATATCTTCGTCACCCTTTTGTTACCGTCAAGATTTTAAACCAGAGAGTATACGTGCTTGGGGAAGTGAAATCACCGGGGATGATCCCGGTTCTGAATGAAACAATGACGATTTTTGAAGCCATTGCGCGATGCGGAGATTTTGGTGATTACGGAAAACGCAACGATGTCATGATCATTCGCGGGAATCTTAATAACAATCCGGAAATCCGTCTGATCGATATGTCGCATATGGCGTCGTTGCATGTATCAGATCTTGTGTTGCGGCCGAACGACATCGTTTATGTCCAGCCGAGAGATATGAAAGCAACCAACATTGCGATCCGCGAGATCACGCCTATTCTCAGTTTGATCTCACAAACATTGACGACCTGGGTAGCACTTGACTACTTTACAAAATAG
- a CDS encoding Mrp/NBP35 family ATP-binding protein, with protein MTEEIVKSALSNVTYPGFTKDIVTFGFVKEISVNGSDVSVTVDITSSAPEVAQQITDEATAELKRAGAANVSINITAPKMPRESSSKGKNIAPQVKNFIMVSSGKGGVGKSTSSVNLAIALAMQGKKVGLLDADIYGPNIPRMLGVEEVKPEIQGNKVLPLKAYGIEMMSMGSLMEEGQSLIWRGAMIMKAIEQFLRDILWSELDCLVIDMPPGTGDAQLTLAQSVPVTLGVTVTTPQTVSLDDSRRSLDMFKKLHIPIGGIVENMSGFIAPDTGVEYDIFGKGTTAPLAKEFGTHILAEIPIEPAVRIGGDEGKPVTYAKPESETAKRYMKAAEDIWAQIEKINEEGGVDNMAIQPNTPPGVSACSTAAAPQQSTQSSGESCGTGCGCH; from the coding sequence ATGACAGAAGAAATTGTTAAATCGGCATTGTCTAACGTGACGTACCCGGGCTTTACGAAAGATATCGTAACCTTCGGATTCGTCAAAGAGATCAGTGTCAACGGCAGCGACGTCAGCGTTACGGTCGATATCACTTCCAGCGCACCGGAAGTGGCGCAGCAGATCACGGACGAGGCGACCGCGGAGCTCAAGCGTGCCGGCGCGGCCAACGTCAGCATCAACATCACGGCACCGAAAATGCCGCGCGAAAGCTCCTCCAAGGGCAAGAATATCGCGCCGCAGGTGAAGAACTTCATCATGGTCAGCTCCGGTAAGGGCGGTGTCGGCAAATCGACCAGCTCCGTCAACCTGGCGATCGCGCTGGCGATGCAGGGCAAGAAAGTCGGTCTGCTCGATGCGGACATCTACGGTCCGAACATCCCGCGGATGCTCGGTGTCGAAGAGGTCAAGCCGGAGATCCAGGGCAACAAGGTCCTGCCGCTCAAAGCGTATGGGATCGAAATGATGTCCATGGGCTCCCTGATGGAAGAGGGGCAGTCGCTCATCTGGCGCGGCGCGATGATCATGAAGGCGATTGAGCAGTTCCTGCGCGACATCCTCTGGTCCGAGCTGGACTGTCTCGTCATCGACATGCCTCCGGGCACGGGTGACGCGCAGCTGACCCTGGCACAGAGTGTCCCCGTCACCCTCGGCGTCACGGTCACGACACCGCAGACGGTCTCCCTGGACGACTCCCGCCGTTCACTCGACATGTTCAAGAAACTGCACATCCCGATCGGCGGTATCGTCGAGAACATGAGCGGCTTCATCGCGCCGGATACGGGTGTCGAATACGACATCTTCGGCAAAGGTACGACAGCACCTCTCGCGAAGGAGTTCGGAACACATATCCTCGCCGAGATCCCGATCGAGCCGGCGGTCCGCATCGGCGGTGACGAAGGCAAACCTGTCACCTACGCCAAGCCGGAATCCGAAACGGCCAAGCGCTATATGAAAGCGGCCGAGGACATCTGGGCGCAGATCGAAAAGATCAACGAAGAGGGCGGCGTCGACAACATGGCGATCCAGCCAAACACCCCTCCGGGCGTTTCCGCCTGCTCCACGGCAGCGGCCCCGCAGCAGAGCACACAGAGCAGCGGCGAAAGCTGCGGCACAGGCTGCGGCTGCCACTAA
- the thiC gene encoding phosphomethylpyrimidine synthase ThiC, giving the protein MRTSWVEKRKNDKVRTQMYYAKQGIITEEMEYVAKVEDLSPELVRSEVARGRMIIPANVNHTNLEPMAIGIAATCKINANIGSSAIASDVQGEIEKVQVSQHYKADTAMDLSTGGDLDEIRKAVIANSKIPIGTVPIYQILHDVNNKIEDLTIEKMLEVLERQAQQGVSYFTIHAGFLLETMPKVAKRKMGIVSRGGSLMAAWMMHYHRENPFYTAFDEILDICARHDVSLSLGDSLRPGCLADASDDAQLGELKVLGELTLRAWEKNVQVMIEGPGHVPLNQIERNMKLQRELCHEAPFYILGPLVTDIAAGYDHISSAIGAAVGGWHGASMLCYVTPKEHLGLPNAEDVREGIIAYKIAAHAADIARGRKGARDIDDEMSDARYTFDWEKQFELALDSERAREYHDETLPQDVFKEAEFCSMCGPKFCSYKITQNIMENPEAIEAIAREAAAAQH; this is encoded by the coding sequence ATGAGAACCTCATGGGTAGAGAAACGTAAGAACGATAAAGTCCGCACGCAGATGTATTATGCCAAGCAGGGCATCATTACCGAAGAGATGGAGTACGTCGCCAAAGTCGAAGATCTGTCGCCGGAGCTGGTACGCTCCGAGGTCGCCCGCGGCCGTATGATCATTCCGGCCAATGTGAACCACACCAACCTTGAGCCGATGGCCATCGGGATCGCTGCGACCTGCAAGATCAACGCGAACATCGGCTCTTCGGCGATCGCCTCGGATGTCCAGGGCGAGATCGAGAAGGTTCAGGTTTCCCAACATTATAAAGCGGATACGGCGATGGACCTCTCCACCGGCGGCGACCTCGACGAGATCCGCAAAGCGGTCATCGCCAACTCCAAGATCCCCATCGGGACAGTGCCGATCTACCAGATCCTGCACGACGTCAACAACAAGATCGAGGACCTTACCATCGAGAAGATGCTCGAGGTCCTCGAGCGCCAGGCCCAGCAGGGGGTGAGCTATTTCACCATCCACGCGGGCTTCCTGCTCGAGACGATGCCGAAGGTCGCCAAACGCAAGATGGGGATCGTCAGCCGCGGCGGTTCGCTGATGGCGGCATGGATGATGCACTACCACCGCGAGAACCCGTTTTACACGGCGTTCGACGAGATCCTGGATATCTGTGCGCGCCACGACGTCTCCCTCTCCCTGGGCGACTCGCTGCGCCCGGGCTGTCTGGCGGACGCCAGCGACGACGCCCAGCTGGGCGAACTGAAAGTCCTGGGCGAGCTGACCCTGCGCGCCTGGGAAAAGAATGTCCAGGTGATGATCGAGGGACCGGGGCACGTGCCGCTCAACCAGATCGAGCGCAACATGAAGCTGCAGCGTGAGCTCTGCCACGAGGCACCTTTCTATATTCTCGGGCCGCTTGTTACCGATATCGCGGCGGGATATGACCATATCTCCTCTGCGATCGGCGCGGCGGTCGGCGGCTGGCACGGGGCGTCCATGCTCTGCTATGTCACACCCAAAGAGCACCTGGGACTGCCGAACGCGGAAGATGTCCGCGAAGGGATCATTGCCTACAAGATCGCGGCGCATGCGGCGGACATCGCCCGCGGCCGTAAAGGGGCGCGCGATATCGATGATGAGATGAGCGACGCGCGCTACACTTTCGACTGGGAGAAGCAGTTCGAACTTGCCCTCGACTCCGAACGGGCACGTGAGTACCACGATGAGACCCTGCCGCAGGACGTCTTCAAAGAGGCGGAGTTCTGCTCCATGTGCGGACCGAAGTTCTGCTCGTACAAGATCACGCAGAACATTATGGAAAACCCAGAAGCTATCGAAGCCATCGCCAGAGAAGCGGCGGCGGCACAGCACTAA
- a CDS encoding bifunctional 2-C-methyl-D-erythritol 4-phosphate cytidylyltransferase/2-C-methyl-D-erythritol 2,4-cyclodiphosphate synthase → MKKQWLRIGDAPLWQFVTDRFIRSEQFAEVIITAHPEETAYMQLHGAYRVVNGGSDRQASLRNALAEVKTPYVMVTDVARGCIDKALISRLIAARDKADCIVPALGVHDTVAFHGETIDRGALLRIQTPQLSKTDVLKAALATDETYTDESSAIVAAGGSRHFVEGDEAARKLTTLADLKAMACFEGPAATVLSGNGFDVHAFDTEGSMVLGGVAIDHPVGFKAHSDGDVAIHALIDALLGAAGLGDIGMLFPDTDDTYKGIDSAELLDTVVTRLKRYGFGIVNADITIAAQAPRLSPYKEAMRQRLGTILGLPPVRVGVKATTTEKLGFVGRKEGVAVMASATLNYINWTQL, encoded by the coding sequence GTGAAAAAACAGTGGCTTCGCATCGGCGACGCACCGCTGTGGCAATTTGTTACCGATCGTTTCATCCGAAGCGAACAATTTGCAGAAGTGATCATCACCGCCCACCCCGAGGAAACCGCATACATGCAACTTCACGGCGCGTACCGTGTCGTCAACGGCGGCAGCGACCGCCAGGCCTCCCTGCGCAATGCACTGGCCGAGGTCAAGACCCCCTACGTCATGGTCACCGACGTCGCCCGCGGCTGCATCGACAAGGCACTCATCTCACGCCTCATCGCGGCACGGGATAAAGCGGACTGCATCGTGCCGGCCCTCGGCGTGCATGATACCGTCGCCTTCCACGGCGAGACGATCGACCGCGGCGCGCTGCTGCGCATCCAGACCCCGCAGCTCTCCAAGACGGACGTGCTCAAAGCGGCCCTGGCCACCGATGAAACCTATACGGACGAAAGCAGCGCCATCGTCGCCGCCGGCGGCAGCCGCCACTTCGTCGAGGGGGATGAAGCGGCCCGGAAACTGACGACGCTGGCCGATCTGAAGGCAATGGCATGCTTCGAGGGACCGGCGGCAACAGTGCTTAGTGGCAACGGGTTCGATGTACACGCCTTCGATACCGAAGGGAGCATGGTTCTCGGCGGCGTCGCCATCGACCACCCCGTCGGCTTCAAAGCCCACAGCGACGGCGACGTCGCCATCCACGCCCTGATCGACGCCCTGCTCGGCGCCGCGGGCCTTGGGGACATCGGGATGCTTTTTCCCGATACGGACGACACCTACAAGGGGATCGACTCGGCCGAGCTGCTGGACACAGTCGTCACGCGCCTAAAACGCTACGGATTCGGCATCGTCAACGCCGACATCACGATCGCGGCGCAGGCCCCGCGCCTCTCGCCTTATAAAGAAGCGATGCGGCAGCGGCTCGGGACCATTCTCGGGCTCCCGCCCGTACGCGTCGGCGTCAAAGCGACAACGACGGAAAAACTCGGCTTCGTCGGCCGCAAAGAGGGGGTCGCCGTGATGGCCTCCGCAACCTTAAATTATATAAATTGGACACAGTTATGA